In the Magnetospira sp. QH-2 genome, one interval contains:
- a CDS encoding PA0069 family radical SAM protein, with the protein MVQESAPYRPRKGRGAVDNPDVRYDPHSRSPIDDGWDTIEQDLPPLRTTVETDTSRSIITRNTSPDIPFDRSINPYRGCEHGCIYCYARPSHAWLGLSPGLDFETRLFAKPDAPALLEKELRKKNYRCAPVALGTNTDPYQPVERTLKITRSILEVLVQYKHPFTIVTKSGLIARDLDLIGPMAQAGMARACLSVTTLDEDLARALEPRAARPAKRLATITALAEAGVPTGVMAAPMIPGLTDHELEAILTAGQKAGAVHGSYLMIKLPQELEGLFSDWLRAHRPARAERVLSLIRQCRGGQLSDERFHSRMSGTGPVARLLSQRLKVISRKLGLDDSMTPPTLDCSRFAPPPRAGDQLALF; encoded by the coding sequence ATGGTCCAAGAGTCCGCGCCATACAGGCCCCGCAAGGGCCGGGGGGCCGTCGACAATCCGGATGTGCGCTATGATCCCCACAGCCGATCACCGATTGATGACGGCTGGGACACCATCGAGCAGGACCTCCCGCCTCTGCGCACCACCGTCGAGACCGATACCAGCCGCTCGATCATCACCCGCAACACGTCACCGGATATCCCTTTCGACCGGTCCATCAATCCCTATCGGGGCTGCGAGCACGGCTGCATATACTGTTATGCAAGACCCAGCCATGCCTGGCTTGGCCTGTCACCGGGGCTGGATTTCGAGACCCGGCTGTTTGCCAAGCCCGACGCCCCGGCCTTGCTGGAAAAAGAACTGCGCAAGAAAAACTACCGTTGCGCGCCGGTGGCCCTGGGCACCAATACCGATCCCTATCAGCCGGTGGAGCGGACGCTGAAAATCACCCGGAGCATTTTGGAAGTATTGGTTCAATACAAGCATCCTTTCACCATCGTCACCAAATCAGGCCTCATTGCCCGGGATCTGGACTTGATCGGCCCCATGGCCCAGGCGGGCATGGCCCGGGCCTGTTTGTCGGTGACAACCCTGGACGAGGATCTGGCCCGCGCGCTGGAACCCCGCGCCGCCCGCCCGGCCAAGCGGCTGGCCACCATCACCGCCCTGGCCGAGGCCGGAGTCCCCACCGGTGTGATGGCGGCGCCGATGATTCCGGGGCTTACCGATCACGAACTGGAAGCCATCCTCACCGCCGGTCAAAAAGCCGGGGCCGTTCACGGATCCTATTTGATGATCAAGTTACCGCAAGAACTCGAAGGCCTGTTCTCCGACTGGCTGCGGGCGCACCGCCCGGCGCGGGCCGAGCGGGTGCTGTCGTTGATTCGGCAATGTCGCGGCGGCCAACTGAGTGATGAACGCTTCCACAGCCGCATGAGCGGGACCGGCCCGGTCGCCCGGTTGTTGTCGCAACGGCTGAAGGTGATCAGCCGCAAGCTGGGATTGGACGATTCCATGACTCCCCCGACA
- a CDS encoding TIGR04282 family arsenosugar biosynthesis glycosyltransferase translates to MARARNHLVVFAKAPRLGRVKSRLARDVGPVTAWAFYRQCVATTTHRLGSDRRWTSWLAVTPDRERGAVYWPRGWRIIGQGRGDLGRRMAKPLYELPPGPLVLVGTDIPDLGAKQVAEAFRLLGDHDAVFGPATDGGFWLVGIRRSPRTPGCLYDHVRWSSPHALADTLKNLAGLKVALLAPLSDVDEGAAYYCWLKSRRISDR, encoded by the coding sequence ATGGCTAGGGCAAGAAATCATCTGGTGGTCTTTGCCAAGGCGCCGCGCCTGGGCCGGGTCAAATCGCGTCTGGCGCGGGATGTGGGGCCGGTGACCGCCTGGGCTTTCTATCGACAATGTGTTGCCACCACAACCCACCGCCTGGGTAGTGACCGGCGCTGGACGAGCTGGTTGGCGGTCACGCCGGATCGAGAGAGGGGTGCGGTCTATTGGCCTCGGGGTTGGCGCATCATCGGCCAGGGCAGGGGCGACCTGGGGCGCCGCATGGCCAAGCCCCTTTATGAGCTGCCGCCAGGCCCCCTGGTGCTGGTGGGAACCGATATTCCCGACCTGGGCGCAAAACAGGTGGCGGAGGCCTTTCGGCTGCTGGGGGATCATGACGCGGTCTTCGGCCCGGCCACCGATGGCGGATTCTGGCTGGTGGGCATTCGGCGCTCTCCGCGCACCCCAGGCTGCCTCTATGACCATGTGCGTTGGTCGAGCCCCCATGCCCTGGCCGATACCTTGAAAAATCTGGCGGGCCTGAAGGTCGCCCTGTTAGCGCCCCTGTCGGATGTGGATGAGGGGGCCGCCTACTATTGCTGGCTCAAATCGCGCAGGATCTCCGACAGATGA
- the moaB gene encoding molybdenum cofactor biosynthesis protein B, with product MAKIEGDRDFIAVNIGILTVSDSRTLENDTSGQVLVDRAEAAGHKVIERTIVKDDVPALTQILERWISNPLIDVVITTGGTGLTGRDVTPEAFAQVCEKEIPGFGELFRWISFQKIKTSTVQSRATAGIANGTYLFALPGSNGACKDGWDEILVHQLDARHRPCNFVELMPRLKEHL from the coding sequence ATGGCGAAAATCGAAGGTGACCGTGACTTCATAGCGGTCAACATCGGGATCCTGACGGTCTCCGACTCCCGAACCCTGGAAAACGATACCTCCGGACAGGTGCTGGTCGACCGGGCCGAAGCCGCCGGGCACAAGGTCATCGAACGGACCATCGTCAAGGATGACGTGCCTGCTCTGACACAGATTCTGGAGCGCTGGATATCCAATCCTCTGATCGACGTGGTGATCACCACCGGCGGCACCGGCCTGACCGGTCGCGACGTGACCCCGGAGGCTTTCGCCCAAGTCTGTGAAAAGGAAATCCCCGGCTTCGGTGAACTGTTCCGCTGGATCAGCTTCCAGAAGATCAAGACCTCCACCGTGCAGTCCCGGGCCACGGCGGGAATCGCCAACGGTACCTACCTGTTCGCCCTGCCAGGCTCCAACGGTGCCTGCAAAGACGGCTGGGACGAGATCCTGGTGCATCAACTAGATGCCCGGCATCGCCCGTGCAATTTCGTCGAACTGATGCCCCGCTTGAAAGAGCATCTCTAA
- a CDS encoding DUF2927 domain-containing protein: MRWFPLALLLLTGCRAEDVPLTLTPSERQLVAQFDRAAFSSEFMGGQRAGRLLRWEGPIIPDYEGGMPPRLWDKAEQLIFDFAALADRPVSFSGTPNFILILTNTGSVRRAAGRSAPCYTEVTHDDDGVIQRAEIHLAPVSPEQIDHCLAEEIFQAFGLLDDSDLIPGSLLHESSARPDAAWQDKMLLRALYDPLLRPGMTRAEAAPHLSEILRDLSQQ; encoded by the coding sequence GTGCGCTGGTTTCCGCTTGCCCTGCTATTGCTGACTGGCTGTCGAGCCGAAGATGTTCCGCTGACCCTGACCCCTTCGGAGCGGCAACTGGTCGCCCAATTCGACCGGGCAGCCTTTTCCAGTGAATTCATGGGGGGGCAGCGGGCCGGGCGGCTATTGCGCTGGGAGGGCCCCATCATCCCGGACTATGAAGGCGGTATGCCACCGCGGTTGTGGGACAAAGCCGAACAACTGATCTTCGACTTCGCCGCCCTGGCCGATCGTCCGGTCTCCTTCAGCGGCACGCCCAACTTCATCTTGATCCTGACCAATACCGGCAGTGTGCGCCGCGCCGCCGGACGGTCCGCTCCCTGTTATACGGAAGTGACCCATGACGACGACGGAGTGATCCAGCGGGCCGAAATCCACCTCGCTCCGGTCTCGCCGGAACAGATCGACCATTGCTTGGCCGAGGAGATCTTTCAGGCCTTCGGATTACTGGATGATTCGGACCTGATTCCGGGATCGTTGCTGCACGAATCCAGTGCCCGCCCCGATGCCGCCTGGCAGGACAAGATGTTGTTGCGCGCACTCTATGATCCCTTGCTGCGCCCGGGTATGACCCGCGCCGAGGCGGCCCCTCATCTGTCGGAGATCCTGCGCGATTTGAGCCAGCAATAG
- a CDS encoding TIGR04283 family arsenosugar biosynthesis glycosyltransferase, producing MLSIVIPTLNAAARLPDCLKALSEPPMEAEIIVADGGSVDGTPVLAKRLGALVIKGPVGRGPQLAEGARQAHGQWLLFLHGDTVLAPEWKQAVTDFIADPLNRERAGYFRFKLDDDNGAARRMEKMVAWRCETFNLPYGDQGLLVSRSYYDKIGGYARIPLMEDVDILKRIGLVRLQELQADAVTSADRYRRDGYVLRPLRNLSLLALYLLGMEPEQLVKYYG from the coding sequence ATGCTATCGATCGTCATTCCCACCTTGAACGCCGCCGCGCGGTTGCCGGACTGCCTGAAGGCCCTGAGCGAACCGCCCATGGAGGCAGAGATCATCGTTGCCGATGGCGGCTCGGTGGATGGCACGCCGGTATTGGCCAAACGCCTGGGCGCCCTGGTGATCAAGGGGCCGGTGGGGCGGGGCCCGCAACTGGCCGAGGGTGCGCGGCAGGCCCATGGGCAATGGCTGTTGTTTCTGCATGGCGACACGGTGCTGGCCCCGGAATGGAAGCAGGCGGTGACGGATTTCATCGCCGATCCCTTGAACCGGGAACGGGCGGGCTATTTCCGATTCAAGCTCGATGACGACAATGGGGCGGCCCGGCGGATGGAAAAGATGGTCGCCTGGCGCTGTGAGACCTTCAATCTGCCCTACGGGGATCAGGGGTTGCTGGTTTCCCGGTCCTATTACGACAAGATCGGCGGCTATGCCCGGATACCCTTGATGGAGGATGTGGATATCCTCAAGCGCATCGGGTTGGTGCGGCTACAAGAACTACAGGCCGACGCGGTTACCTCGGCGGATCGATACCGGCGCGATGGCTACGTTCTGCGGCCGTTGCGCAATCTATCCCTGCTGGCGTTATACCTCCTCGGCATGGAACCGGAACAATTGGTCAAATACTATGGCTAG
- a CDS encoding lytic transglycosylase domain-containing protein, with protein sequence MTRTRVFKRLGIFLLGGMLVTSGPAAWAGPSVATLPDDLPNTDSRSLAPVLSEGDVALYQEIFKLQKAAKWRAADKRIKALDNPVLMGHVQAQRYMHPTGWRSKYKELKDWMGQYADLPQAKRIYSLAVKRRPKNWKWPAKPVGTGGLDGVRITRSDASKPLPYRALSKDKRKRAKQILRTIKNRLRHGWTKSAKRMLQTKETKALLSHSQYDSLRAALGMAYLGDGRDQWALDWAGKAAKRSGKRVPSAHWIAGLAAWHLGQRERAAEHFQAIVGSRYAADDLQSAAAFWSARAALIGGEPEKVIGLLKQAAVHPRSFYGLLALELLGEDLPFQWGGDVAAVGGNLTNHDAGRRVLALVQVGRMDEAEQEVRLLARRGGPDAARNALALADRAGLAEAALRLGRHLYGHDAPETFAFPLPALNPKGGFSVDRALLFALMKQESAFNADARSHMGARGLLQLMPRTASFVAGDRKLHGAKRKTLHDPDVNLKLGQKYIRMLLEEPAVNGDVMRLIAAWNGGPGNLNKWLRANRHDGDPLLFMESIPLRETRAFVERVLTNLWIYRHRLGQPLPSLTAIAAGQWPSYIALDSNPTVVAKNGENRR encoded by the coding sequence TTGACGCGTACACGAGTTTTCAAGCGCCTGGGTATTTTCCTGCTTGGGGGGATGTTGGTGACCTCCGGTCCCGCCGCCTGGGCCGGACCGTCCGTGGCGACTTTACCTGATGACCTACCGAACACGGACTCTCGGTCCCTGGCGCCCGTCCTTTCCGAAGGCGACGTGGCTCTGTATCAAGAAATCTTCAAGCTCCAAAAAGCCGCCAAATGGCGCGCCGCAGACAAGCGGATCAAGGCCTTGGACAATCCGGTCTTGATGGGCCATGTGCAGGCCCAACGCTATATGCATCCCACCGGCTGGCGCTCCAAATACAAGGAGCTCAAGGACTGGATGGGGCAATATGCCGATTTGCCGCAGGCCAAGCGCATTTACAGTCTGGCCGTCAAACGGCGGCCGAAAAACTGGAAGTGGCCCGCCAAGCCAGTGGGAACGGGGGGCCTGGACGGGGTCCGCATCACCCGCAGCGACGCCAGCAAGCCGCTGCCCTATCGCGCTCTGTCCAAGGACAAGCGCAAGCGGGCCAAACAGATCCTGCGCACCATCAAGAATCGCTTGCGGCATGGCTGGACCAAATCGGCCAAGCGCATGCTACAGACCAAAGAGACCAAGGCGCTTCTCTCCCATTCCCAATATGATTCTTTGCGTGCCGCCCTCGGCATGGCCTATTTGGGCGATGGCCGGGATCAGTGGGCCCTTGATTGGGCGGGTAAAGCGGCCAAGCGGTCCGGCAAACGGGTGCCCAGCGCCCACTGGATCGCCGGACTGGCTGCCTGGCACTTAGGCCAACGGGAACGGGCCGCCGAGCATTTCCAGGCCATCGTCGGATCACGCTATGCCGCCGACGACCTGCAATCCGCCGCTGCCTTTTGGTCGGCGCGCGCCGCTTTGATCGGCGGCGAGCCGGAAAAGGTGATCGGACTGCTCAAGCAGGCCGCCGTCCATCCGCGCAGCTTTTATGGTCTGTTGGCCTTGGAACTATTGGGCGAGGACCTGCCCTTCCAGTGGGGGGGCGACGTGGCCGCCGTCGGTGGCAACCTGACCAATCATGATGCCGGTCGGCGTGTTCTGGCCCTGGTCCAGGTGGGCCGCATGGATGAGGCGGAACAAGAAGTACGTCTGTTGGCCCGGCGCGGCGGACCCGACGCGGCACGGAATGCCCTGGCCTTGGCGGATCGGGCCGGACTGGCCGAAGCGGCACTTCGATTGGGTCGTCATCTTTACGGCCATGATGCGCCCGAGACTTTTGCCTTCCCGCTACCGGCGCTGAATCCCAAGGGCGGGTTCTCCGTTGATCGCGCCTTGCTGTTTGCGCTGATGAAACAGGAATCGGCTTTCAATGCCGATGCCCGCAGCCATATGGGCGCCCGCGGGCTGCTGCAATTGATGCCGCGCACTGCCAGCTTTGTCGCCGGGGACCGCAAGCTGCATGGCGCCAAACGCAAGACTCTGCATGACCCGGACGTCAATCTGAAGCTTGGTCAGAAATATATCCGCATGCTGCTGGAAGAACCGGCGGTCAACGGCGACGTGATGCGCCTGATTGCCGCCTGGAACGGCGGGCCGGGCAATCTGAATAAATGGCTGCGGGCCAATCGCCACGACGGTGACCCGTTGCTGTTCATGGAAAGCATCCCCCTGCGCGAGACCCGCGCCTTTGTCGAGCGGGTGCTGACCAACCTGTGGATCTACCGTCATCGGCTGGGTCAGCCTCTGCCGTCGCTCACCGCCATTGCCGCCGGGCAATGGCCCAGCTACATTGCCTTGGACTCCAATCCAACGGTGGTGGCAAAAAATGGCGAAAATCGAAGGTGA